The following proteins come from a genomic window of Citrobacter europaeus:
- a CDS encoding GFA family protein: MLDVYACHCTLCQKWSGGIAMYLEASSHPLMSPDSAEPAHFPSSNRGERFFCSGCGCPLWFTLTGSDRYFVPWTLLELNEVDRRRLVLAAEIYTETQPAFWRLTGQYARLSGKEVEEMDYPCHLAH, encoded by the coding sequence ATGCTGGATGTCTATGCCTGCCATTGCACCCTGTGCCAGAAGTGGTCGGGCGGCATCGCTATGTATCTGGAAGCCAGCAGTCATCCGCTGATGTCGCCAGATTCAGCAGAACCTGCGCACTTTCCTTCTTCAAATCGTGGTGAACGTTTCTTTTGTTCTGGTTGCGGGTGCCCGCTGTGGTTTACCCTGACGGGCAGCGATCGCTATTTTGTGCCGTGGACGCTGCTGGAGCTTAATGAGGTAGATCGCCGCCGCCTGGTGTTAGCGGCAGAGATCTATACGGAAACGCAGCCCGCATTCTGGAGACTGACGGGGCAATACGCTCGACTCAGTGGGAAAGAAGTCGAAGAGATGGATTACCCCTGTCATTTAGCTCATTAG
- a CDS encoding NarK family nitrate/nitrite MFS transporter, giving the protein MSSSNEKNNRYLLTDWKPENPGFWENKGKHIARRNLWISVSCLLLAFCVWMLFSAVAVNLNKIGFNFTTDQLFLLTALPSLSGAILRVPYSFMVPIFGGRRWTIFSTIILIIPCVWLGFAVQNTATPFGVFIIIALMCGFAGANFASSMGNISFFFPKAKQGSALGVNGGLGNLGVSVMQLIAPLVIFLPIFTFLGVQGVPQADGSLLSLANAAWIWVPLLLIATVAAGMGMNDIASSKASIASQLPVLKRFHLWLLSLLYLATFGSFIGFSAGFAMLAKTQFPDVNILQLAFFGPFIGALARSAGGVISDKFGGVRVTLINFIFMALFSALLFLTLPGSGEGNFVAFYLVFMGLFLTAGLGSGSTFQMIAVIFRKITIYRVKLHGGTEEQAQREAVTDTAAALGFISAIGAVGGFFIPKAFGSSLALTGSPVGAMKIFLVFYIVCVLVTWLVYGRKSQKK; this is encoded by the coding sequence ATGTCATCATCAAATGAGAAAAATAATCGTTATCTTTTAACTGACTGGAAACCAGAGAACCCCGGCTTTTGGGAAAACAAAGGCAAGCACATTGCACGCAGAAACCTATGGATATCAGTGAGTTGCTTGCTGCTTGCTTTCTGCGTCTGGATGTTGTTCAGCGCCGTTGCCGTCAATCTGAATAAAATAGGCTTTAATTTCACCACCGACCAACTGTTTTTATTAACGGCATTGCCCTCTCTTTCTGGTGCAATATTGCGCGTTCCCTACTCCTTTATGGTACCTATATTTGGTGGGCGCCGTTGGACCATTTTCAGTACGATCATTCTGATTATTCCCTGCGTCTGGCTCGGATTTGCCGTGCAAAATACCGCTACTCCGTTTGGCGTATTTATTATTATTGCGCTGATGTGTGGTTTTGCTGGCGCTAACTTTGCCTCCAGCATGGGCAATATCAGCTTTTTCTTCCCCAAAGCGAAGCAAGGCAGTGCGTTAGGCGTAAACGGCGGTCTCGGAAACCTCGGCGTCAGCGTAATGCAGTTGATTGCGCCTTTGGTTATCTTTCTGCCCATCTTTACCTTTTTGGGCGTTCAGGGCGTACCGCAAGCTGACGGCTCGTTATTGTCGCTGGCCAATGCCGCATGGATTTGGGTGCCGTTACTGCTGATAGCCACCGTGGCGGCAGGTATGGGAATGAACGACATTGCCAGTTCGAAGGCTTCGATCGCTTCCCAATTACCGGTCCTCAAGCGTTTTCATCTGTGGTTATTAAGCCTGCTGTATCTTGCCACCTTCGGTTCATTTATCGGTTTTTCTGCAGGTTTTGCCATGCTGGCAAAAACCCAGTTTCCTGACGTGAATATCCTGCAACTGGCGTTCTTCGGCCCTTTCATCGGCGCGCTTGCGCGATCGGCGGGCGGCGTTATCTCTGACAAGTTCGGCGGTGTACGCGTCACGTTAATTAACTTCATCTTTATGGCGCTGTTTAGCGCCCTGCTGTTTCTCACCCTGCCAGGATCAGGCGAAGGGAACTTTGTCGCTTTCTACCTGGTGTTTATGGGATTGTTCCTGACCGCGGGTCTGGGAAGCGGGTCGACCTTCCAGATGATTGCGGTGATCTTTCGCAAAATCACGATTTACCGGGTGAAGCTGCATGGTGGTACCGAAGAGCAGGCTCAACGTGAAGCGGTAACCGATACCGCCGCCGCCCTGGGATTCATCTCAGCCATTGGCGCTGTAGGGGGCTTCTTCATCCCTAAAGCGTTTGGCTCATCACTGGCGTTGACAGGCTCTCCGGTGGGTGCCATGAAAATATTCCTCGTGTTTTACATCGTCTGCGTGCTGGTGACCTGGCTGGTCTATGGCCGTAAATCACAAAAAAAATAA
- a CDS encoding MFS transporter, with protein sequence MFRQWLTLVIIVLVYIPVAIDATVLHVAAPTLSMTLGASGNELLWIIDIYSLVMAGMVLPMGALGDRIGFKRLLLLGAGLFGLASLAAAFAHSASWLIATRAVLAIGAAMIVPATLAGIRATFAEQRHRNMALGVWAAVGSGGAAFGPLVGGMLLEHFYWGSVFLINVPIVLVVMALTARLVPRQAGRRDQSLNFGHAIMLIVAILLLVYSAKTALKGHTATVAIALTLLTGALLLWQFVRIQLAASRPMIDMRLFTHRIILSGVVMAMTAMITLVGFELLMAQELQFVHGLTPYQAGLFMLPVMLASGFSGPIAGMLVSRLGLRCVATAGMALSAVSFYGLAMTDFSSQQVQAWILMALLGFSAASALLASTAAIMAAAPAEKAAAAGAIETMAYELGAGLGIAIFGLLLSRSFSASILPPVGLNPQEIERASSSMGEAVQLAHSLPSSLSEALLSAAKEAFTWSHSVALSSAGSMLIVLAVGMWFSLAKVQRQ encoded by the coding sequence ATGTTTCGTCAGTGGTTAACGTTAGTCATTATTGTGCTGGTCTACATCCCTGTTGCGATTGATGCAACGGTGCTGCACGTTGCCGCGCCCACGCTGAGTATGACGCTGGGTGCCAGTGGTAACGAGCTGCTGTGGATCATTGATATTTATTCCCTGGTAATGGCCGGTATGGTATTGCCAATGGGCGCGCTGGGCGATCGCATCGGCTTTAAACGCCTGCTGCTGTTAGGCGCTGGACTGTTTGGTCTCGCATCGCTGGCGGCCGCTTTTGCCCACAGCGCAAGCTGGCTGATAGCCACCCGGGCGGTATTGGCGATTGGCGCGGCGATGATTGTGCCGGCAACGCTTGCGGGGATTCGCGCCACGTTCGCAGAGCAACGGCATCGTAATATGGCGCTCGGCGTCTGGGCCGCGGTCGGTTCTGGCGGTGCGGCATTTGGCCCACTCGTTGGCGGGATGCTGCTGGAGCACTTCTACTGGGGATCCGTGTTCTTAATTAATGTGCCGATTGTCCTGGTGGTAATGGCCTTAACTGCACGCTTAGTGCCGCGTCAGGCCGGACGTCGCGATCAATCGTTAAATTTTGGTCATGCGATAATGCTGATTGTCGCCATTCTGCTGCTGGTCTACAGCGCTAAAACCGCCCTGAAAGGGCATACGGCGACCGTTGCGATCGCGCTGACGTTGTTAACCGGCGCTTTATTGTTGTGGCAGTTTGTCCGTATCCAGCTAGCTGCTTCCCGCCCGATGATTGATATGCGGTTGTTCACGCATCGCATTATCTTAAGCGGCGTAGTGATGGCGATGACCGCGATGATAACTCTGGTAGGGTTCGAGTTACTGATGGCTCAGGAGCTACAGTTTGTTCATGGTTTAACGCCTTATCAGGCGGGCCTTTTTATGCTGCCGGTGATGCTGGCAAGCGGCTTCAGCGGACCGATTGCCGGCATGCTGGTGTCACGTCTGGGATTACGGTGTGTGGCCACGGCGGGCATGGCGCTGAGCGCCGTTAGCTTTTACGGCCTGGCGATGACGGATTTCAGTAGCCAACAGGTACAAGCCTGGATTTTGATGGCTTTGCTCGGCTTCAGCGCCGCCAGTGCGCTTCTGGCTTCAACGGCGGCTATCATGGCGGCAGCTCCGGCAGAAAAAGCCGCAGCCGCGGGCGCCATTGAGACGATGGCTTATGAACTGGGCGCCGGGCTTGGGATCGCTATCTTTGGTTTGCTGTTAAGCCGCAGCTTTTCAGCCTCGATTCTGCCGCCAGTTGGCCTTAATCCGCAGGAGATAGAACGAGCCTCATCGTCAATGGGTGAGGCGGTGCAGTTGGCGCATTCGCTCCCATCGTCGCTGAGTGAGGCGTTGCTGTCGGCTGCTAAAGAAGCCTTTACCTGGTCGCACAGCGTAGCCTTAAGCAGCGCCGGCAGCATGCTTATCGTATTAGCGGTAGGAATGTGGTTCAGTCTGGCAAAGGTACAGCGTCAATAA
- a CDS encoding nitrate reductase subunit alpha → MSKLLDRFRYFKQKGDTFAEGHGQVMHTNRDWEDSYRQRWQFDKIVRSTHGVNCTGSCSWKIYVKNGLVTWETQQTDYPRTRPDLPNHEPRGCPRGASYSWYLYSANRLKYPLVRKRLIELWRDALSRQPDPVLAWESIMNDPQKCQSYKQVRGRGGFIRSNWKELNQLIAAANVWTVKTYGPDRVAGFSPIPAMSMVSYAAGTRYLSLLGGTCLSFYDWYCDLPPASPMTWGEQTDVPESADWYNSSYIIAWGSNVPQTRTPDAHFFTEVRYKGTKTIAITPDYSEVAKLCDQWLAPKQGTDSALAMAMGHVILKEFHLDNPSDYFLNYCRRYTDMPMLVLLDAREDGSYVPGRMMRASDLVDGLGESNNPEWKTVAFNSAGELVVPNGSIGFRWGEQGKWNLEPLAAGAETELTLSLLGQHDEVTGVAFPYFGGNENPHFRSVKQEPVLIRQLPVKHLTLADGSRCPVVSVYDLVLANYGLDRGLDDVHSAQDYSEVKAYTPAWGEQITGVPRRHIEQIAREFADTAHKTHGRSMIILGAGVNHWYHMDMNYRGMINILVFCGCVGQSGGGWAHYVGQEKLRPQTGWLPLAFALDWNRPPRQMNSTSFFYNHSSQWRYEKLTAQELLSPLADASKFTGHLIDFNVRAERMGWLPSAPQLNLNPLTVKAKAEQAGLSPAQYTAQALKSGDIRFACEQPDSGSNHPRNLFVWRSNLLGSSGKGHEYMLKYLLGTESGIQGEALGSSEGIKPEEVEWQSAAIEGKLDLLVTLDFRMSSTCLFSDIVLPTATWYEKDDMNTSDMHPFIHPLSAAVDPAWESKSDWEIYKGIAKVFSEVCVGHLGQETDVVLQPLQHDSPAELAQPFDILDWRKGECDLLPGKTAPNIAVVERDYPATYERFTSLGPLMDKLGNGGKGIAWNTQAEVDFLGKLNYTKREGPAKGRPLIDTALDASEVILALAPETNGQVAVKAWEALGAMTGRDHTHLALNKEDEKIRFRDIQAQPRKIISSPTWSGLESEHVSYNAGYTNVHELIPWRTLSGRQQLYQDHAWMRAFGESLVAYRPPIDTRSVSEMREVPPNGFPEKALNFLTPHQKWGIHSTYSENLLMLTLSRGGPIVWISETDAKELGIEDNDWIEAFNANGALTARAVVSQRVPPGMTMMYHAQERIMNIPGSEVTGMRGGIHNSVTRVCPKPTHMIGGYAQLAYSFNYYGTVGSNRDEFIMIRKMKNINWLDDEGRDQVQEAKK, encoded by the coding sequence ATGAGTAAACTGTTAGACCGCTTTCGCTACTTTAAACAAAAGGGCGATACGTTTGCCGAGGGGCACGGGCAAGTGATGCACACCAACCGGGACTGGGAAGACAGTTATCGTCAGCGCTGGCAGTTCGACAAAATTGTGCGTTCTACCCACGGTGTTAACTGTACCGGCTCATGCAGCTGGAAAATCTACGTCAAAAATGGACTGGTAACCTGGGAAACGCAGCAAACCGACTACCCACGAACCCGCCCTGACTTGCCAAATCATGAACCCCGCGGCTGCCCGCGCGGCGCCAGCTATTCCTGGTATCTTTACAGCGCCAACCGCCTGAAGTATCCGCTGGTGCGTAAACGTCTGATAGAACTGTGGCGCGATGCCCTGTCCCGCCAGCCCGATCCGGTGCTGGCCTGGGAATCCATTATGAACGACCCGCAAAAATGCCAGAGCTACAAGCAGGTACGCGGGCGCGGAGGTTTTATCCGCTCCAACTGGAAAGAGCTTAATCAGTTGATTGCCGCCGCTAACGTCTGGACAGTGAAAACCTATGGCCCGGACCGCGTGGCTGGATTCTCCCCGATCCCTGCGATGTCGATGGTCTCCTATGCTGCAGGTACACGCTATCTCTCGCTACTGGGCGGAACCTGCCTGAGTTTCTATGACTGGTACTGCGACTTACCGCCCGCCTCACCAATGACCTGGGGTGAGCAAACCGATGTGCCAGAATCCGCCGACTGGTATAACTCCAGTTATATCATCGCCTGGGGCTCTAACGTGCCGCAGACCCGTACCCCAGATGCGCACTTTTTCACCGAAGTACGCTACAAGGGCACCAAGACGATTGCCATTACACCGGATTACTCGGAAGTCGCTAAACTGTGCGACCAGTGGCTGGCACCTAAGCAAGGCACCGACAGTGCGCTGGCGATGGCAATGGGCCACGTCATCCTGAAAGAGTTCCACCTCGACAATCCCAGCGATTATTTCCTCAATTACTGTCGTCGCTATACCGATATGCCGATGCTGGTTTTACTGGATGCCCGGGAAGATGGCAGCTATGTGCCTGGACGCATGATGCGCGCCTCAGACCTTGTCGATGGTCTGGGTGAAAGCAACAATCCGGAGTGGAAAACGGTAGCCTTTAACAGTGCTGGCGAACTGGTTGTCCCGAACGGATCTATCGGTTTTCGCTGGGGTGAGCAAGGCAAATGGAACCTGGAACCCCTGGCGGCTGGCGCGGAAACTGAGCTTACTCTCTCGCTGCTCGGTCAGCATGATGAAGTGACCGGCGTGGCATTCCCCTATTTTGGCGGAAATGAAAACCCGCATTTTCGCAGCGTAAAACAAGAACCGGTGCTGATCCGTCAACTGCCGGTAAAACATCTTACCCTCGCCGATGGCAGCCGTTGCCCGGTGGTGAGCGTCTATGATCTGGTATTGGCGAATTACGGCCTCGACCGTGGTCTGGATGACGTTCATAGCGCGCAAGATTACAGCGAAGTGAAAGCCTATACCCCTGCCTGGGGCGAGCAAATTACCGGCGTGCCACGCCGTCATATCGAACAAATCGCCCGCGAGTTTGCCGATACGGCGCATAAAACGCATGGCCGTTCGATGATCATTCTCGGGGCTGGCGTCAACCACTGGTATCACATGGATATGAACTACCGTGGCATGATTAACATCCTCGTGTTCTGTGGATGCGTGGGGCAAAGCGGCGGTGGCTGGGCGCACTATGTGGGCCAAGAGAAACTGCGACCGCAAACAGGTTGGTTACCGCTGGCCTTTGCGCTCGACTGGAACCGACCACCCCGTCAGATGAACAGCACTTCGTTTTTCTACAACCACTCCAGCCAGTGGCGTTATGAAAAACTCACCGCGCAAGAACTCCTCTCTCCGCTGGCCGATGCGTCGAAGTTTACCGGACATTTGATTGACTTTAACGTGCGTGCAGAAAGGATGGGCTGGCTGCCGTCCGCGCCGCAGCTTAACCTCAACCCACTGACCGTTAAAGCAAAAGCCGAACAGGCGGGGCTGTCTCCTGCGCAATACACCGCCCAGGCGCTGAAATCGGGGGATATTCGTTTTGCCTGCGAGCAGCCGGATAGCGGTAGCAACCATCCGCGCAACCTCTTCGTCTGGCGCTCTAACCTGCTCGGCTCCTCCGGTAAAGGGCATGAATACATGCTCAAGTATTTACTGGGTACCGAAAGCGGGATCCAGGGGGAAGCGCTTGGCTCAAGCGAGGGTATCAAACCTGAAGAGGTTGAATGGCAGTCGGCGGCGATAGAGGGCAAACTTGATCTGCTGGTCACGCTCGATTTCCGTATGTCGAGCACCTGCCTGTTCTCCGATATCGTTTTGCCAACCGCTACCTGGTATGAAAAAGACGATATGAACACCTCGGATATGCATCCGTTTATTCATCCGCTGTCGGCGGCGGTCGATCCCGCCTGGGAATCGAAGAGCGACTGGGAAATTTATAAAGGCATCGCCAAAGTATTCTCTGAAGTTTGCGTCGGACATCTTGGACAAGAAACGGATGTGGTATTGCAACCGCTGCAACACGACTCCCCGGCAGAGCTGGCGCAGCCGTTTGACATTCTGGACTGGCGCAAAGGCGAATGCGATCTTCTTCCTGGGAAAACGGCGCCCAATATCGCCGTTGTGGAACGCGACTACCCTGCCACCTACGAACGCTTTACTTCACTTGGTCCACTCATGGACAAGCTCGGCAACGGTGGGAAAGGCATAGCGTGGAATACCCAGGCGGAAGTCGATTTCCTCGGCAAGCTTAACTACACCAAGCGCGAAGGTCCGGCGAAAGGAAGACCGCTAATTGACACCGCGCTGGATGCCTCTGAGGTGATCCTTGCCCTGGCGCCGGAAACGAACGGTCAGGTGGCGGTGAAAGCCTGGGAAGCGCTGGGGGCGATGACCGGACGCGACCATACGCATCTGGCGTTGAACAAAGAAGACGAGAAGATCCGTTTTCGCGATATTCAGGCCCAGCCGCGCAAAATCATCTCCAGCCCTACCTGGTCTGGGCTGGAAAGTGAACATGTCTCTTATAACGCTGGCTATACCAACGTCCATGAGCTGATCCCCTGGCGTACCCTGTCCGGTCGCCAGCAGTTGTATCAGGATCACGCATGGATGCGTGCGTTTGGTGAAAGTCTGGTGGCGTATCGCCCGCCTATTGATACCCGCAGCGTCAGCGAAATGCGCGAAGTTCCGCCTAACGGCTTCCCGGAAAAAGCGCTCAACTTCCTGACCCCACACCAGAAATGGGGGATCCACTCTACCTACAGCGAAAACCTGCTGATGCTGACGCTGTCACGTGGCGGACCCATTGTCTGGATCAGCGAGACCGATGCCAAAGAGTTGGGCATTGAGGATAACGACTGGATTGAAGCCTTCAACGCCAACGGCGCGCTTACCGCGCGTGCAGTGGTGAGTCAACGCGTGCCGCCGGGAATGACCATGATGTATCACGCTCAGGAGCGAATCATGAATATCCCCGGCTCGGAAGTCACCGGAATGCGTGGCGGGATCCATAACTCGGTCACCCGCGTCTGCCCGAAACCCACGCATATGATTGGCGGCTATGCGCAACTGGCATACAGCTTCAACTATTACGGCACGGTCGGCTCTAACCGCGATGAGTTCATCATGATTAGAAAAATGAAAAATATTAACTGGCTGGATGATGAAGGTCGCGATCAGGTACAGGAGGCGAAAAAATGA
- the ompD gene encoding porin OmpD, which yields MKLKLVAVAVTSLLAAGAVNAAEVYNKDANKLDIYGKVHAQHYFSDDNGSDGDKTYARLGFKGETQINDQLVGFGQWEYEFKGNRSEDQGSEADKTRLAFAGLKFAEYGSFDYGRNYGVAYDIGAWTDVLPEFGGDTWTQTDVFMTQRATGVATYRNTDFFGLVEGLNFALQYQGKNDRSNDKEANGDGFGLSTTYEYEGFGVGATYAKSDRTDSQNNHNGLFKADGKNAEVWAAGLKYDANNIYLATTYSETRNMTTFGGTVNGSKINGIANQAQNFEAVAQYQFDFGLRPSIAYLKSKGKDIAFFGDQDLVEYVDLGATYYFNKNMSTFVDYKINLLDDNNFTRAAGVSTDNIVAVGLNYQF from the coding sequence ATGAAACTTAAATTAGTTGCAGTGGCAGTGACTAGCCTGTTGGCGGCAGGTGCGGTAAACGCAGCTGAGGTATATAACAAAGACGCAAACAAACTGGATATCTACGGTAAAGTTCACGCTCAGCATTACTTCTCTGACGACAACGGCAGCGATGGCGACAAAACCTACGCGCGTCTGGGCTTCAAGGGCGAAACCCAGATCAACGACCAACTGGTTGGTTTCGGTCAGTGGGAATATGAATTCAAGGGCAACCGTTCTGAAGATCAGGGTTCCGAAGCAGACAAAACTCGTCTGGCATTCGCTGGCCTGAAATTCGCTGAATACGGTTCTTTCGACTACGGTCGTAACTACGGCGTAGCATACGACATCGGCGCATGGACCGACGTTCTGCCAGAGTTCGGTGGCGATACCTGGACCCAGACTGACGTCTTCATGACCCAGCGTGCTACTGGCGTTGCAACCTATCGTAACACCGACTTCTTCGGTCTGGTTGAAGGTCTGAATTTTGCCCTGCAGTACCAGGGTAAAAACGACCGTAGCAACGACAAAGAAGCTAACGGTGACGGCTTCGGTCTGTCTACCACTTATGAGTACGAAGGCTTCGGTGTAGGTGCAACCTATGCGAAATCTGACCGTACTGATTCTCAGAACAACCACAATGGTCTGTTCAAAGCTGACGGTAAGAATGCTGAAGTTTGGGCTGCTGGCCTGAAATATGATGCGAACAACATCTACCTGGCAACTACCTACTCTGAAACCCGTAACATGACTACCTTTGGTGGTACTGTTAACGGTAGTAAGATCAATGGTATTGCAAATCAAGCACAGAACTTTGAAGCTGTTGCTCAGTACCAGTTCGACTTCGGTCTGCGTCCGTCCATCGCTTACCTGAAATCCAAAGGTAAAGACATTGCATTCTTCGGCGACCAGGATCTGGTTGAATACGTAGACCTGGGTGCTACCTACTACTTCAACAAAAACATGTCTACCTTCGTTGATTACAAAATCAATCTGCTGGACGACAACAACTTCACCCGCGCTGCCGGTGTAAGCACTGACAACATCGTGGCTGTTGGTCTGAACTACCAGTTCTAA
- the narH gene encoding nitrate reductase subunit beta, with protein sequence MKIRSQVGMVLNLDKCIGCHTCSVTCKNVWTGREGMEYAWFNNVETKPGIGYPKNWEDQEEWQGGWVRDVNGKIRPRLGGKMGVITKIFANPVIPQIDDYYEPFTYDYQHLHSAPESKNQPTARPRSLIDGKRMDKIIWGPNWEELLGGEFSKRARDRNFEKMQKEMYGQFENTFMMYLPRLCEHCLNPSCVATCPSGAIYKREEDGIVLIDQDKCRGWRLCISGCPYKKIYFNWKSGKSEKCIFCYPRIESGQPTVCSETCVGRIRYLGVLLYDADRIEEAASTEHETDLYERQCDVFLNPHDPAVIEEALKQGIPHNVIEAAQRSPVYKMAMDWKLALPLHPEYRTLPMVWYVPPLSPIQSVADAGGLPHNGNILPAVESLRIPVQYLANMLSAGDTGPVLRALKRMMAMRHYMRAQTVEGVTDTRAIEEVGLNVEQVEEMYRYLAIANYEDRFVIPTSHREMARDAFPEKNGCGFTFGDGCHGSDTKFNLFNSSRIDAIDITEVRDKAEGE encoded by the coding sequence ATGAAAATACGCTCACAGGTAGGCATGGTTCTTAATCTGGATAAGTGCATCGGCTGCCACACCTGCTCCGTTACCTGCAAAAACGTCTGGACCGGACGTGAAGGGATGGAATACGCGTGGTTTAACAACGTCGAGACCAAACCGGGTATAGGTTATCCGAAGAACTGGGAAGATCAGGAAGAGTGGCAAGGCGGCTGGGTTCGCGATGTTAACGGCAAAATAAGACCGCGTCTGGGCGGCAAGATGGGCGTAATCACCAAAATTTTCGCCAACCCGGTGATCCCGCAAATTGACGACTACTATGAACCGTTTACCTACGATTATCAGCATCTGCATAGCGCGCCGGAAAGCAAGAATCAGCCCACCGCACGTCCGCGCTCGCTGATTGATGGTAAACGGATGGACAAGATAATCTGGGGTCCCAACTGGGAAGAGCTGCTGGGCGGCGAGTTCTCAAAACGCGCCCGCGACCGTAACTTTGAGAAAATGCAAAAGGAGATGTACGGGCAATTCGAAAACACCTTCATGATGTATTTACCGCGCCTGTGCGAACATTGCCTGAACCCAAGTTGCGTCGCCACTTGCCCGAGTGGTGCCATCTATAAGCGTGAAGAAGATGGCATCGTGCTGATCGATCAGGACAAATGTCGCGGCTGGCGCTTGTGCATCAGCGGTTGTCCGTACAAAAAAATCTACTTTAACTGGAAGAGCGGTAAGTCTGAGAAGTGCATTTTCTGCTACCCGCGTATTGAGTCTGGCCAGCCGACGGTATGTTCGGAAACCTGCGTTGGACGTATTCGTTATCTCGGCGTATTGCTGTACGACGCCGACCGTATTGAAGAAGCGGCCAGCACCGAGCATGAGACCGATCTCTATGAGCGTCAGTGCGATGTGTTCCTTAATCCGCACGACCCGGCGGTCATTGAAGAAGCGTTAAAACAAGGTATTCCGCACAACGTCATCGAAGCGGCCCAACGTTCGCCAGTTTACAAAATGGCGATGGACTGGAAGCTGGCGCTGCCGCTGCACCCGGAATATCGCACCCTGCCGATGGTCTGGTATGTTCCGCCGTTGTCACCGATTCAGTCGGTCGCTGATGCGGGCGGGCTGCCGCACAATGGCAACATTCTTCCTGCGGTTGAATCACTGCGAATTCCGGTTCAGTACCTCGCCAACATGCTAAGCGCAGGCGATACCGGTCCGGTGCTACGCGCGCTCAAACGGATGATGGCCATGCGCCACTATATGCGCGCGCAAACCGTCGAAGGCGTGACGGACACCCGCGCGATTGAGGAAGTGGGTCTGAACGTTGAGCAGGTTGAGGAGATGTACCGCTATCTGGCCATCGCCAACTATGAAGACCGCTTCGTGATCCCAACCAGTCACCGTGAAATGGCGCGTGACGCCTTCCCGGAGAAAAATGGTTGCGGGTTTACCTTTGGTGACGGCTGCCATGGTTCAGATACCAAATTCAACCTGTTTAACAGCAGTCGTATTGATGCCATCGACATCACCGAAGTGCGCGATAAAGCGGAGGGGGAATAA
- a CDS encoding TetR family transcriptional regulator: MSYLNRDERREVILQAAMRVALEEGFTAMTVRRIASEAHVATGQLHHHFASAGELKSQAFVRLIRTLLDAELVSENASFRERLHAMLGSEDGGFEPYIKLWREAQVVAGKDPEIKSAYLLTMRMWHEETANIITQGQKAGEFSSTPDAADVAWRLIALVCGLDGMYILGIEEMADPAFDRHLDRMITLELLPS; the protein is encoded by the coding sequence ATGAGCTATCTGAATCGGGATGAACGTCGGGAAGTTATTCTGCAGGCGGCCATGCGTGTCGCGCTTGAGGAAGGGTTTACCGCGATGACGGTGCGACGCATTGCATCTGAAGCACATGTGGCAACGGGCCAACTACACCACCACTTTGCCTCTGCCGGCGAACTTAAATCCCAGGCATTTGTACGTCTGATCCGTACCCTGCTCGATGCGGAACTGGTCAGTGAAAATGCCAGTTTTCGTGAGCGACTGCATGCCATGCTGGGCAGCGAAGATGGCGGATTCGAACCCTATATTAAGCTATGGCGTGAAGCGCAGGTTGTGGCGGGTAAAGATCCAGAAATCAAAAGCGCCTACCTGTTGACCATGCGGATGTGGCACGAAGAAACCGCCAACATCATCACTCAGGGACAGAAAGCCGGTGAGTTTTCCTCCACCCCAGATGCTGCCGACGTCGCCTGGCGCTTAATCGCATTGGTCTGCGGTCTGGATGGTATGTACATATTAGGCATTGAGGAAATGGCCGATCCTGCATTCGATCGCCATCTTGACCGTATGATTACGCTGGAACTTCTTCCATCATGA